In Streptomyces sp. NBC_01717, one DNA window encodes the following:
- a CDS encoding acyl-CoA dehydrogenase family protein produces MHLEYTPEQQQLRAELRTYFAGLVPDNAYSRYDDPAAQKRFYRETIRRLGADGWLGVGWPTEYGGRGLSPMEQFIFFDEAAQAGVPLPLMALNTVGPTIMQFGTDEQKAYFLPKILAGEIDFAIGYSEPDAGTDLAALKTRAVRDGDEATGHYMVNGQKIWTTNGDTADWVWLAVRTDPDAPPHKGITMLLVPTDDPGYSCTLINTLASHDTTASFYENIRVPVSRRVGDENKGWRLITNQLNHERVTLAAHGTMAIRALHNVQRWATDTKLADGRRVIDLGWVRTRLARTHTRLDAMKLLNWQMVSAVQEGTLTPQDASAVKVYGSEARRDAYAWLMEVVGSAGPLKEGSAGAVLHGELERGYRSAVIFTFGGGNNEIQREIISWIGLGMPRVRR; encoded by the coding sequence GTGCACCTCGAATACACGCCTGAGCAACAGCAGTTGCGCGCCGAGCTGCGCACGTACTTCGCCGGACTCGTTCCCGACAACGCCTACAGCAGGTACGACGACCCCGCCGCCCAGAAACGCTTCTACCGCGAGACGATCCGCCGCCTCGGCGCCGACGGCTGGCTCGGCGTCGGCTGGCCGACGGAGTACGGCGGACGCGGCCTGTCCCCGATGGAACAGTTCATCTTCTTCGACGAGGCCGCCCAGGCTGGCGTACCGCTGCCCCTGATGGCCCTCAACACCGTCGGCCCGACGATCATGCAGTTCGGCACGGACGAGCAGAAGGCGTACTTCCTGCCGAAGATCCTGGCCGGCGAGATCGACTTCGCGATCGGCTACAGCGAACCCGACGCCGGCACCGACCTGGCGGCCCTCAAGACCCGGGCCGTACGCGACGGCGACGAGGCCACCGGCCATTACATGGTCAACGGTCAGAAGATCTGGACGACCAACGGCGACACCGCCGACTGGGTCTGGCTCGCCGTCCGCACCGACCCCGACGCCCCGCCCCACAAGGGCATCACGATGCTGCTCGTCCCGACCGACGACCCCGGCTACTCCTGCACCCTGATCAACACCCTCGCCTCGCACGACACCACCGCCAGTTTCTACGAGAACATCCGCGTCCCCGTCTCCCGCCGCGTCGGCGACGAGAACAAGGGGTGGCGGCTCATCACCAACCAGCTCAACCACGAACGCGTCACCCTCGCCGCCCACGGCACCATGGCCATCCGTGCCCTCCACAACGTGCAGCGCTGGGCCACCGACACCAAGCTGGCCGACGGGCGCCGGGTGATCGACCTCGGTTGGGTCCGCACCCGACTCGCCCGCACCCACACCCGGCTCGACGCCATGAAACTCCTCAACTGGCAGATGGTCTCCGCCGTCCAGGAGGGCACCCTCACCCCGCAGGACGCCTCCGCTGTCAAGGTCTACGGCTCCGAGGCACGCCGTGACGCCTACGCCTGGCTGATGGAGGTCGTCGGCTCGGCCGGGCCGCTCAAGGAGGGTTCGGCGGGCGCCGTCCTGCACGGCGAACTCGAACGCGGCTACCGGTCCGCGGTCATCTTCACCTTCGGTGGCGGCAACAACGAGATCCAGCGGGAAATCATCTCGTGGATCGGCCTGGGGATGCCGCGCGTGCGCCGCTGA
- a CDS encoding VOC family protein yields MSAIKRFQVTFDCAEPERLARFWCEVLGYVMPPPPEGFAIWDDFNRTLPPVEQGSWFACSDPSGVGPRLYFQRVPEGKIVKNRVHLDVRVGTGLVGDERLATLEAECARLVALGATHVQTLYADEENESCIPMLDIEGNEFCID; encoded by the coding sequence ATGTCAGCGATCAAGAGGTTCCAAGTCACCTTTGACTGCGCAGAACCTGAGCGCCTCGCTCGTTTCTGGTGCGAGGTGTTGGGGTATGTCATGCCGCCGCCACCGGAGGGGTTCGCCATCTGGGACGATTTCAACCGCACCCTGCCTCCTGTGGAGCAGGGTTCATGGTTCGCCTGCAGTGATCCCTCAGGCGTGGGCCCGCGCCTGTACTTCCAGCGCGTCCCCGAAGGCAAGATCGTCAAGAATCGGGTGCATCTCGACGTCCGGGTCGGCACCGGGCTCGTGGGGGACGAGCGCCTCGCCACGCTCGAAGCTGAGTGCGCACGACTGGTCGCGCTCGGCGCCACCCACGTGCAAACGCTGTATGCCGATGAGGAAAACGAGTCGTGCATCCCAATGCTGGACATCGAGGGCAACGAATTCTGTATCGACTGA
- a CDS encoding DUF6083 domain-containing protein has product MAADTFAPMCFTPATTGRHWDGSPTTPGYRRTLRVAADSPSRLLRIAQAGRCRDCGNRIDWHITSNQQPVGLHPAELPTLIVPTTCRWHVASGIAHPAGDGSRWCRITHRTLCPERTTPQELTPDLDDLRRRLALRTRRLLDTGAFIPGEKPVAESATTASCRPARPVVQLLYCRYLAAKPIEDIQCVAQTIRRTRCPRPVLAPGSAPGEWTLIPAAPTRRRQLVLPALDIAVYDLGRLSYSEQLRWRTQRCPLHAATSGAPDLALADWEPFDPLLHHQHVVTRLPNRSPHHGR; this is encoded by the coding sequence GTGGCGGCTGACACCTTCGCCCCCATGTGCTTCACCCCTGCCACCACCGGCCGTCACTGGGACGGCAGCCCCACCACGCCCGGCTACCGACGCACCCTCCGAGTCGCCGCGGACAGCCCCAGCCGCCTGCTGCGCATCGCTCAGGCCGGCCGATGTCGTGACTGCGGCAACCGAATCGACTGGCACATCACCAGCAACCAACAACCCGTGGGACTCCATCCAGCCGAACTGCCGACCCTGATCGTCCCCACCACCTGCCGCTGGCACGTCGCCTCCGGAATCGCTCATCCGGCCGGTGACGGCAGCCGCTGGTGCCGCATCACCCACCGCACTCTGTGTCCCGAGCGCACCACGCCACAGGAGCTCACGCCCGACCTCGACGACCTGCGCAGGCGCCTCGCCCTGCGCACCCGACGCCTCCTTGACACTGGCGCTTTCATCCCCGGTGAGAAGCCGGTCGCCGAGTCAGCCACAACAGCCTCCTGTCGGCCGGCCCGCCCCGTCGTCCAGCTCCTCTATTGCCGCTATCTCGCAGCCAAGCCCATCGAAGACATCCAATGCGTTGCCCAGACCATCCGCCGAACCCGATGCCCCCGCCCCGTCCTTGCCCCCGGAAGCGCCCCCGGGGAGTGGACACTCATCCCCGCGGCCCCCACTCGCCGCCGCCAACTAGTTCTGCCCGCACTCGACATCGCCGTCTACGACCTTGGGCGCCTGTCCTACTCCGAGCAGCTGCGCTGGCGCACCCAGCGCTGCCCTCTCCACGCTGCGACCTCGGGGGCACCTGACCTGGCTCTCGCAGACTGGGAACCCTTCGATCCGCTGCTGCACCACCAACATGTCGTCACCCGCCTCCCCAACAGAAGCCCCCATCACGGTCGGTGA
- a CDS encoding helix-turn-helix transcriptional regulator codes for MTILPPEPNLDALRLQLARLRGVRGWSYDELAMRTALSRRTLIEIEQGRTVGSLATWHALGHAFDVPLGGLFAALCEGHEPPGDNAS; via the coding sequence GTGACGATCTTGCCGCCCGAGCCGAACCTCGACGCGCTGCGCCTGCAGCTCGCGCGCCTGAGGGGCGTGCGCGGCTGGTCTTACGACGAGCTCGCCATGAGAACCGCCCTGTCCAGGCGGACCCTCATCGAAATCGAGCAGGGTCGCACCGTGGGATCCCTCGCCACCTGGCATGCGCTCGGCCATGCCTTCGATGTCCCCCTCGGCGGCCTCTTTGCCGCACTCTGCGAGGGTCACGAACCCCCGGGCGACAACGCCTCATAG
- a CDS encoding CBS domain-containing protein, whose amino-acid sequence MAKREKTSAGAEARRAVPAKAWRPTDEPLRQDMLLRYLGAVATVSAKQAAARRPTVPETDSAGRVKKSAEPSAAEPAPLLVRDVMDIPAASVRGDMPFLDIARSLTREHVGSLPVVDADDRVMGVVSESDLLAKAAVEASGYEPGPIGRLRERRLHDKARTETAETLMTTPAVTVFPGSTVAEATWLVSLSRLKRLPVTDHEGRLVGVVHRNALLNALIRDDAGIREEIESRILAEGFPDARNAVEVTVRNGVVDISGQMAEDDVPRLVAEIKDIDDVTEVIDHLHLVSG is encoded by the coding sequence GTGGCTAAACGCGAGAAGACCTCGGCAGGGGCCGAAGCTCGCCGCGCGGTGCCGGCGAAGGCATGGAGGCCCACCGACGAACCCCTGCGGCAGGACATGCTGCTGCGCTACCTCGGCGCGGTGGCCACGGTGTCCGCCAAGCAGGCGGCGGCACGGCGCCCGACCGTTCCCGAAACGGATTCGGCCGGTCGGGTGAAGAAGTCCGCCGAGCCGTCCGCTGCCGAACCCGCGCCTCTGCTGGTCCGTGACGTTATGGACATACCGGCCGCATCGGTGCGCGGTGACATGCCGTTCCTGGACATCGCGCGGAGCTTGACCCGTGAACACGTGGGGTCCCTGCCGGTGGTCGATGCCGACGACCGGGTGATGGGTGTGGTGTCGGAGTCCGACCTGCTGGCGAAGGCCGCGGTAGAGGCCTCCGGATACGAACCCGGTCCGATCGGCAGGCTGAGGGAACGGCGGCTGCACGACAAGGCCCGTACCGAGACCGCCGAGACGCTGATGACCACTCCGGCCGTCACCGTGTTCCCTGGTTCGACCGTCGCCGAAGCCACGTGGCTCGTGTCCCTGTCGCGTCTAAAGCGCCTGCCGGTGACGGACCATGAGGGCCGCCTGGTCGGTGTCGTGCACAGGAACGCACTGCTCAACGCGCTGATACGCGATGATGCCGGGATTCGCGAGGAGATCGAGTCGAGGATCCTCGCCGAAGGCTTCCCGGATGCCCGAAACGCCGTCGAGGTCACCGTACGCAACGGCGTGGTGGACATCAGTGGCCAGATGGCGGAAGACGACGTTCCGCGGCTCGTCGCAGAGATCAAAGACATCGACGACGTGACCGAAGTGATCGATCATCTGCACCTTGTCTCAGGGTGA
- a CDS encoding sensor histidine kinase: protein MGDNGTDRCGGARRRLSTLPADLQGRLDAVTHSSAGAALLLDAVMSVGRGLDLPQVLRRIVEAAVVVVDAEYGALGVVGEGTRLTQFLPVGVTVEQREAIGPLPAGHGLLGELIRHPEPLRLAELAEHPASYGFPPNHPPMHSFLGVPIRVRDEVFGNLYLTEKRGGRAFDAEDETVLSTLAVAAGVAIENARLYAETCDRQRWQEANSEIVAGLLSGVNEAHVLQMIVDRASRILSADLGVLALPTEGRSLRVALASGVDAEIHQGLVLPREGSFVGAALDAGEPITSRDVGHDPRITEGPPRWAGLGPAVAVPMITGERTRGVLLLARVRERPAFTTSETLPLLTFAGQAALAMELTERRKSAEQIALLEDRDRIARDLHDLAIQRLFATGMTLQSVVRFVDHPQASERLLRAVDDLDETIKIIRSTIFGLRARGPGRADQGLRGRTVATVEQAARTLGFQPSLRMGGLIDTDVPAEIAEQVIAVLGEALSNVARHAQATSVDISLVVGEGALNLVVSDNGVGMPENGGSRSGLANLARRAEKLDGEMRVGASGKGGTQLNWRVPLRLS from the coding sequence GTGGGCGACAACGGAACTGACCGCTGTGGTGGGGCGCGACGTCGGCTGAGCACGTTGCCGGCCGACCTCCAGGGGCGCCTTGATGCCGTGACCCATAGCTCTGCCGGGGCGGCCCTGCTACTGGATGCCGTGATGTCGGTGGGAAGGGGACTCGATCTGCCCCAGGTGTTGCGCCGGATTGTCGAAGCCGCAGTTGTTGTGGTCGATGCCGAGTACGGAGCCCTGGGAGTGGTTGGCGAGGGAACCCGGCTGACGCAGTTCCTGCCCGTGGGCGTCACCGTGGAGCAGCGGGAGGCCATCGGCCCGCTGCCAGCGGGGCACGGCCTCCTGGGCGAGCTCATCCGTCATCCTGAGCCCCTGCGGCTCGCGGAGCTTGCCGAGCATCCAGCGTCGTACGGGTTCCCGCCGAACCACCCCCCGATGCATTCGTTTCTGGGGGTGCCCATCCGGGTTCGCGACGAAGTGTTCGGCAATCTGTATCTCACTGAAAAACGGGGCGGTCGTGCATTCGATGCAGAGGACGAGACCGTGCTGTCGACGCTGGCCGTGGCGGCGGGAGTGGCGATCGAGAACGCTCGCCTGTACGCGGAGACGTGCGATCGCCAACGGTGGCAGGAAGCCAATAGTGAGATCGTCGCGGGTCTGCTGAGCGGGGTGAACGAGGCGCACGTCCTGCAGATGATCGTCGATCGTGCCTCGCGTATTCTCTCCGCGGACCTCGGCGTCCTGGCACTCCCCACGGAGGGTAGGAGCCTCCGGGTGGCACTGGCGTCAGGTGTGGACGCCGAGATTCATCAAGGTCTGGTCCTGCCACGTGAGGGATCGTTCGTCGGCGCGGCTCTCGATGCGGGCGAGCCGATCACCAGCCGCGATGTCGGGCACGATCCGCGGATCACCGAGGGCCCGCCGAGGTGGGCGGGGCTCGGCCCGGCTGTCGCGGTCCCGATGATTACGGGAGAGCGGACCCGTGGGGTGCTGTTGTTGGCCCGCGTACGGGAGCGTCCTGCCTTCACCACGTCGGAAACCTTGCCCCTGCTGACCTTCGCAGGTCAGGCTGCGCTGGCGATGGAACTCACCGAACGGCGCAAGTCCGCCGAGCAGATCGCTCTGCTGGAGGACCGGGACCGCATCGCCCGGGATCTGCACGACCTGGCCATTCAGCGGCTGTTCGCCACCGGTATGACCCTGCAGAGCGTGGTGCGGTTCGTGGATCATCCACAGGCGAGCGAGCGGTTGCTGCGCGCGGTGGACGATCTGGACGAAACCATCAAGATCATCCGATCCACGATCTTTGGCCTACGTGCACGCGGACCGGGCCGTGCCGACCAGGGGCTGCGAGGGCGGACGGTGGCTACGGTGGAACAGGCCGCACGTACCTTGGGCTTTCAACCCTCCCTGCGGATGGGAGGGCTCATTGACACAGATGTGCCGGCAGAGATCGCCGAGCAGGTGATCGCCGTCCTGGGGGAGGCGCTGAGCAATGTTGCTCGCCATGCACAGGCCACGTCGGTGGATATCTCGCTCGTGGTGGGTGAGGGGGCGCTGAACCTCGTCGTGTCCGACAACGGTGTGGGCATGCCCGAGAACGGTGGTTCCCGAAGCGGGCTCGCCAACCTTGCACGGCGCGCCGAGAAGCTCGATGGCGAGATGAGAGTGGGGGCATCGGGGAAGGGCGGCACCCAGCTGAACTGGCGGGTGCCACTGCGGCTGTCCTGA
- a CDS encoding response regulator transcription factor: protein MSDETGFSAQRPIRVFLLDDHEVVRRGVQDLLDAEPDIKVVGDAGTADQALARGPALRPDVAILDVRLPDGDGIAVCRELRSRMPELACLMLTSFDDDEALLDAIMAGAAGYVLKVIKGSDLVAAVRTLASGRSTLDPTTTARLMSSLREEESAAEPEGDDALSGLSPREKDVLELIGEGLTNSQIGKRLYLSEKTVKNHISRLLAKLGVERRIQAAVIAAHATEPSPPPGAGQHQT from the coding sequence ATGAGCGACGAGACGGGGTTCTCGGCCCAGAGACCGATCCGCGTGTTCCTGCTCGACGATCACGAGGTGGTCAGGCGCGGGGTGCAGGATTTGCTTGACGCGGAACCCGACATCAAGGTCGTCGGCGACGCCGGCACAGCCGATCAGGCTCTGGCTCGCGGCCCGGCGCTCCGCCCGGACGTCGCGATTCTCGATGTGCGGCTGCCGGACGGCGACGGTATCGCCGTGTGCCGGGAACTGCGCTCTCGGATGCCGGAGCTGGCCTGTCTGATGCTTACCTCGTTCGACGACGACGAAGCGCTGCTCGACGCGATCATGGCTGGCGCGGCAGGCTACGTGCTCAAGGTAATCAAGGGTTCTGACCTTGTTGCCGCCGTCCGCACACTGGCATCCGGGCGTTCGACCCTCGACCCGACGACCACGGCACGGCTGATGAGCAGCCTGCGCGAGGAGGAATCCGCCGCTGAACCCGAGGGGGACGACGCGCTGTCCGGGCTATCCCCGCGGGAGAAGGACGTCCTCGAACTGATCGGTGAAGGGCTGACGAACAGCCAGATCGGCAAGCGCCTCTACCTGTCGGAGAAAACCGTCAAGAATCATATCTCCCGTCTGCTGGCCAAGCTCGGCGTCGAGCGCCGCATCCAGGCGGCCGTGATCGCTGCGCACGCCACGGAACCTTCCCCGCCGCCTGGAGCCGGACAGCATCAGACGTAA
- a CDS encoding universal stress protein — translation MQLPVVVGVDGSEGSLRALDWAATEAARLGLPLRVIHASLWEHYEGLRPTFDTERPAEQILAEHVVASAQERAQRLHSEVSMVADVQPEDPVTALVQESHEATLVVLGSRGRGRIAGMLLGSVSLALAGRSHCPVVVIPTPPPNTQPKPGRIVVGIGDAAGPSAAARFALEQAASRHGELIAVRAWRCPAHEAMDHPLLSGTPASAHRREAEEHLENVLAVLDRSGSDAVIEHSVVQGPAHQTLIEAATGAELLVVGARRDGGRHGLHLGPVNHAVLHYAPCPVAVVPHTP, via the coding sequence ATGCAGCTCCCTGTAGTCGTCGGAGTGGACGGATCAGAGGGCAGTCTGCGCGCACTGGACTGGGCAGCGACGGAGGCGGCCCGGCTAGGACTCCCCCTGCGCGTCATCCACGCATCGCTGTGGGAACACTACGAAGGGCTGCGCCCCACATTCGACACCGAGCGTCCGGCCGAGCAGATCCTCGCCGAGCATGTCGTCGCCTCCGCGCAGGAGCGGGCACAACGCCTCCATTCGGAGGTGAGCATGGTCGCCGACGTGCAGCCCGAAGACCCGGTGACCGCACTCGTCCAGGAGAGCCACGAGGCAACCCTTGTCGTGCTCGGTTCCCGCGGCCGGGGCCGAATCGCCGGGATGCTCCTCGGATCCGTCAGCCTCGCCCTGGCCGGCCGCTCCCACTGTCCGGTCGTCGTGATCCCGACGCCCCCGCCGAACACGCAACCGAAGCCCGGTCGCATCGTCGTCGGGATCGGAGACGCCGCAGGCCCGTCAGCAGCGGCCCGCTTCGCACTCGAACAAGCGGCATCGCGTCACGGTGAACTGATCGCCGTACGGGCCTGGCGCTGCCCCGCCCACGAGGCCATGGACCATCCGCTCCTCTCGGGTACTCCGGCATCCGCACACCGCCGGGAAGCCGAGGAACACCTCGAAAACGTCCTGGCGGTGCTGGACCGCTCCGGCTCCGATGCCGTCATCGAGCACTCGGTGGTCCAGGGACCGGCCCACCAGACACTGATCGAAGCCGCCACAGGCGCGGAACTCCTCGTCGTTGGCGCGCGGCGGGACGGCGGACGGCACGGCCTCCACCTCGGGCCGGTAAATCACGCGGTTCTGCACTACGCGCCCTGCCCGGTCGCCGTTGTGCCCCACACCCCTTGA
- a CDS encoding Acg family FMN-binding oxidoreductase, with protein MLTKRLDETTLTDLVADATSAPSMHNAQPWQFCYERSSRTLTLRADLDRAMPEADPSTRGLHVGCGAALLNLRVSAAYLGLDLVTTLLPEPSDPSLLAVVRLGIRPDSARKPADEALAALHPAIRDRHTSRYPFDERAIPEDIRVRFAEAARIEGADFAFLTPTHLETVLELIRDAEGYDRRDPAREAEQRSWTRDTKTEVPADGIPDYAFGPRDASERATVRDFAGTAVFAGRVRVLFENRPQLALLSTAGDRAEDWLRAGQALERVLLTATLHHVSSSFATQPLEWPDLRWILRDPVFGTGNAQMIIRLGYGPAGPHTPRRPVNQVLTIEP; from the coding sequence ATGCTCACCAAAAGGCTCGACGAGACCACGTTGACCGACCTAGTCGCCGATGCCACCTCCGCGCCATCCATGCACAACGCCCAGCCCTGGCAGTTCTGCTACGAACGCTCCAGCCGCACCCTCACGCTCCGGGCGGACCTCGACCGTGCGATGCCAGAGGCCGACCCCTCCACCCGCGGACTCCATGTCGGCTGCGGCGCGGCCCTGTTGAACCTGCGGGTATCCGCCGCCTACCTCGGTCTGGACTTGGTCACCACGCTGCTGCCCGAACCGTCGGACCCGTCCCTCCTGGCCGTCGTACGCCTGGGTATCCGCCCCGACTCCGCCCGGAAGCCGGCGGACGAAGCACTCGCGGCCCTCCACCCTGCGATTCGGGACCGGCATACCAGCCGCTATCCGTTCGACGAGCGAGCCATCCCCGAGGACATTCGTGTGCGCTTCGCCGAAGCGGCCCGTATCGAGGGCGCGGACTTCGCCTTCCTGACTCCGACGCATCTGGAGACGGTGCTCGAACTGATCCGGGATGCCGAGGGATACGACCGCAGGGATCCGGCGCGAGAGGCGGAACAGCGCAGCTGGACCCGGGACACAAAAACTGAGGTCCCAGCCGACGGAATTCCGGACTACGCGTTCGGGCCCCGCGACGCTTCCGAAAGGGCGACCGTCCGCGATTTCGCGGGCACCGCCGTTTTCGCAGGCCGAGTACGCGTCCTGTTCGAGAACCGGCCGCAGCTGGCCCTTCTGAGCACCGCGGGCGACCGGGCCGAAGACTGGCTGCGCGCCGGCCAGGCTCTGGAACGCGTCCTGCTCACCGCCACACTCCACCACGTATCCAGCTCATTCGCGACGCAGCCCCTCGAGTGGCCGGACCTTCGATGGATCCTGCGCGACCCGGTCTTCGGCACGGGAAACGCACAGATGATCATCCGCTTGGGATACGGCCCGGCGGGGCCCCACACACCACGCCGCCCCGTAAACCAAGTGCTGACCATCGAACCTTAG
- a CDS encoding CBS domain-containing protein, with protein MTKTVVTVTPDAQFKEIAAAMERWKVTAVPVIEGEGRVVGVVSEADLLPKEEFHEQSPGMIEDMRRLGDIAKAGSVQAKDLMTSPAVTVKPDAPLPQAARLMADQQVKRLPVVDADGSLKGIVSRADLLKVFLRSDDELASEIRREVVNRLFPVAHQDVKVSVTWGVATLTGRVSDATLIPVAARLAQSVEGVVSVDCRLEGLTSP; from the coding sequence ATGACCAAGACCGTCGTCACCGTCACTCCCGACGCGCAATTCAAAGAGATCGCCGCCGCCATGGAGCGGTGGAAAGTCACCGCTGTACCCGTCATCGAAGGCGAGGGCCGAGTCGTCGGCGTCGTCTCCGAGGCCGACCTGCTCCCGAAGGAGGAGTTCCACGAGCAGTCGCCCGGCATGATCGAGGATATGCGCCGCCTGGGAGACATCGCCAAGGCTGGCTCGGTCCAGGCTAAGGATCTGATGACGAGCCCCGCCGTCACAGTCAAGCCCGACGCGCCTCTCCCGCAGGCCGCCCGGCTCATGGCCGACCAGCAGGTCAAGCGCCTACCGGTCGTTGACGCCGATGGCAGTCTCAAGGGCATCGTCAGCCGCGCCGATCTCCTCAAGGTTTTCCTGCGCTCAGACGACGAGCTCGCCTCCGAAATTCGTCGTGAGGTCGTCAACCGGCTGTTCCCCGTCGCGCACCAAGACGTGAAGGTCAGCGTCACCTGGGGTGTGGCCACGCTCACCGGTCGCGTCAGCGACGCCACCCTCATTCCCGTCGCCGCCCGGCTCGCTCAGTCCGTGGAAGGCGTGGTCAGCGTGGACTGTCGGCTCGAAGGCCTGACATCCCCCTGA
- a CDS encoding MBL fold metallo-hydrolase: MFDTDSGPATPSSRPALLRFLGGVRTVTGSKFLIESDHARVRLECGLFQGFADLRRRNWAKLPCDASDIHAVVITHAHLDHCGYLPRLVRNGFRGPILTSARTARLAEIVLRDSAHLQMEAAHHANTHGWSKHRPAKPLYDETDVDTTVKFFDPVPVGSEIEIMEGTRLTLHHGGHILGSAWAHLTLEDGHTLATSGDLGRPGHPLLLPPEPFSGADVLLMESTYGDRHHEPEKAHAAFAAVLTRTLARGGTVVIPAFAIDRTEVVLHELAALRQDGVLPRSVPVYVDSPMALAALDVYREALRARSPEIRPEILDHGETAISPDPFLPARTVQESIDINSTPGPAVIVSSAGMATGGRVLHHLHRLLPNPRNAVVIVGFAAAGTRARDLVDGAHTLKMFGDYVPVRAEVADLPHFSAHADADQIMDWLRGSLAPRTTYLVHGEESSSDALRDRIDHELDWTAVVPKPGEAVLVR, from the coding sequence ATGTTCGACACAGACTCGGGCCCGGCCACGCCCTCGTCGAGACCCGCGCTGCTGCGCTTCCTCGGGGGTGTCCGGACCGTCACCGGCAGCAAGTTCCTCATCGAGAGTGACCATGCCCGGGTCCGCCTCGAATGCGGTCTCTTCCAGGGTTTTGCCGACCTGCGCCGCCGCAACTGGGCAAAGCTGCCGTGCGACGCCTCGGACATCCATGCCGTGGTCATCACCCATGCCCACCTGGACCACTGCGGCTACCTGCCCCGACTGGTCCGGAACGGCTTCCGGGGTCCAATCCTGACCAGCGCCCGCACCGCCCGGCTCGCCGAGATCGTGCTCCGTGACAGCGCGCACCTCCAGATGGAGGCGGCCCACCACGCCAATACACACGGCTGGTCCAAGCACCGGCCCGCCAAACCGCTCTATGACGAGACCGACGTCGACACCACCGTGAAGTTCTTCGACCCCGTCCCGGTCGGCAGCGAAATCGAGATCATGGAAGGCACCCGGCTCACACTGCACCACGGTGGACACATCCTCGGCTCGGCCTGGGCCCACCTGACCCTTGAGGACGGCCACACCCTGGCCACCAGCGGAGATCTCGGGCGCCCCGGCCACCCACTGCTGCTGCCACCGGAGCCGTTCAGCGGCGCCGACGTACTACTGATGGAGTCGACGTACGGCGATCGTCACCATGAACCCGAAAAAGCCCACGCCGCATTCGCAGCCGTACTCACGCGTACCCTCGCGCGCGGCGGAACCGTCGTCATCCCGGCCTTCGCGATCGACCGCACCGAGGTTGTCCTCCACGAGCTCGCCGCCCTGCGCCAGGACGGGGTCCTGCCCCGGTCCGTCCCCGTCTATGTGGACAGCCCCATGGCTCTGGCCGCGCTCGACGTCTACCGCGAAGCACTGCGTGCCCGCTCCCCCGAGATCAGGCCCGAGATTCTCGACCACGGCGAGACAGCGATCAGCCCTGACCCGTTTCTGCCCGCGCGAACCGTCCAGGAGTCCATCGACATCAACAGCACGCCCGGTCCCGCCGTCATTGTCTCTTCAGCCGGCATGGCCACCGGCGGCCGGGTCCTGCACCACCTCCACCGGCTCCTGCCCAATCCACGCAACGCCGTCGTCATCGTCGGTTTCGCAGCCGCTGGCACCAGGGCCCGCGACCTGGTCGACGGCGCCCACACACTCAAGATGTTCGGCGATTACGTCCCTGTACGCGCGGAGGTGGCCGACCTACCGCACTTTTCGGCCCACGCTGATGCCGACCAGATCATGGACTGGCTCCGCGGCTCCCTTGCACCACGCACGACCTATCTGGTCCACGGCGAGGAGTCATCGTCCGATGCCCTGCGGGACCGGATCGACCATGAGCTGGATTGGACAGCGGTCGTACCCAAGCCTGGGGAGGCTGTCCTGGTCCGCTGA